The Lentisphaerota bacterium genome has a window encoding:
- a CDS encoding aspartate carbamoyltransferase, producing the protein MQPDGAPFHTLFAQQFDVALLSRLAALATAIRQIAKTRSGTLFLQDLICHKRAMIYFSQPSSRTFLSFLSACQILGVQTGEVRDMATSSEFKGESKEDSVRTFSSYFDLIIMRSPEKGLAERMAWSLSNSDRPLPLINAGSGKDQHPTQALLDIYTLLRSFERNGGLRDRTVVFVGDLARGRTVRSLSLLLTQYPNIRQIFVAPQPLQIGGDIVQALEAKKVAFHLTDDFHAAIPEADAIYMTRIQDEWDHDKGESVAVDISRFTFGADELKLLKPAGIIMHPLPRRSEIAVCVDSDPRAMYWRQMRNGMWIRAALIAETFGCGKRIHDYYNQNL; encoded by the coding sequence ATGCAGCCCGACGGCGCGCCGTTCCACACCCTTTTTGCGCAGCAGTTTGATGTGGCCCTGCTCAGCCGGCTGGCCGCGCTGGCCACCGCCATCCGGCAGATCGCCAAGACGCGCAGCGGCACGCTTTTTCTGCAGGATCTGATCTGTCACAAGCGGGCCATGATTTATTTCTCCCAGCCGAGCTCGCGAACCTTCCTCTCGTTCCTCTCGGCCTGCCAGATCCTCGGCGTGCAGACGGGCGAGGTGCGCGACATGGCCACGTCGTCCGAATTCAAGGGCGAGTCCAAGGAGGATTCCGTCCGGACGTTCAGCTCGTATTTTGACCTGATCATCATGCGCTCGCCCGAGAAGGGGCTGGCCGAGCGGATGGCCTGGTCGCTGTCCAACTCCGACCGCCCGCTGCCGCTCATCAACGCCGGGTCCGGCAAGGATCAGCATCCGACTCAGGCGCTGCTCGACATCTACACGCTGTTGCGCAGCTTTGAGCGCAACGGCGGCCTGCGCGACCGCACGGTGGTGTTCGTCGGCGATCTCGCCCGCGGCCGCACGGTTCGCTCGCTCTCGCTCCTGCTCACGCAGTATCCCAACATCCGGCAGATCTTTGTCGCGCCGCAGCCGCTGCAAATCGGCGGGGACATTGTCCAGGCGCTCGAAGCCAAGAAGGTTGCCTTCCATCTGACCGACGACTTCCACGCGGCGATTCCCGAGGCCGACGCCATCTACATGACGCGCATCCAGGACGAGTGGGATCACGACAAGGGGGAGAGCGTGGCCGTTGACATCTCCCGGTTCACCTTCGGCGCCGACGAGCTGAAGCTGCTGAAGCCGGCGGGCATCATCATGCACCCGCTGCCGCGCCGAAGCGAGATCGCCGTCTGCGTGGATTCTGACCCGCGCGCCATGTACTGGCGTCAGATGCGCAACGGCATGTGGATCCGCGCCGCCCTGATCGCCGAGACCTTCGGCTGCGGCAAGCGGATACACGATTACTACAATCAGAATTTGTAG
- the argF gene encoding ornithine carbamoyltransferase, producing the protein MSLLWNPSLRGRSLLKISDLSDGEMTSLIDLSLALKARRDGGTRGDLLNRRQVALIFEKSSTRTRNAASCAIRDEGGAAEYLTSNDIHLGGKESVSDTARVLGRMFDGILFRGFSQKTVETLARFSGVPVWNGLTDEAHPTQILADLMTMKQKFGALRGLKLAYVGDGRNNVANSLMNGCAKAGIHYVNCTPPELAPAATRVAAARAMAAVHGSTVAVIADPVAGVRGCNVIYTDVWVSMGEEAQKETRLRLLSPYQVNSELVRATGVPESEFIFLHCLPAFHNTQTDMTRDCGALEVTDEVFEAPYSRVFDEAENRMHTMKALFVSALTHGG; encoded by the coding sequence ATGAGCCTGCTTTGGAATCCGTCGCTTCGGGGCCGTTCGTTGCTGAAGATTTCCGATTTGTCGGACGGGGAAATGACTTCGCTCATTGACTTGTCGCTGGCGCTCAAGGCCCGGCGCGATGGCGGAACACGCGGTGATCTGCTCAATCGCAGGCAGGTGGCGCTGATTTTCGAGAAGAGCTCGACACGCACCCGCAACGCGGCTTCCTGCGCCATCCGCGACGAGGGGGGCGCCGCCGAATACCTGACCAGCAACGACATCCATCTGGGCGGCAAGGAGAGCGTGTCCGACACGGCACGGGTGCTGGGGCGAATGTTTGACGGCATCCTGTTCCGGGGGTTCTCGCAGAAAACCGTCGAAACGCTGGCGCGCTTTTCCGGCGTCCCCGTATGGAACGGCCTGACCGACGAGGCGCATCCGACGCAGATTTTGGCCGATCTGATGACGATGAAGCAGAAATTCGGCGCGCTCCGGGGGCTGAAGCTGGCCTATGTGGGCGACGGGCGCAACAATGTGGCCAATTCGCTGATGAATGGCTGCGCCAAGGCGGGCATCCATTATGTGAATTGCACGCCGCCGGAGCTGGCACCCGCAGCCACACGGGTCGCCGCCGCGCGCGCCATGGCCGCCGTCCACGGCTCAACCGTCGCGGTCATCGCCGATCCGGTGGCAGGCGTCAGGGGCTGCAACGTCATCTACACCGACGTCTGGGTCTCCATGGGCGAGGAGGCTCAGAAAGAAACCCGCCTCCGGCTGCTCAGCCCGTATCAGGTGAACAGCGAACTCGTCCGGGCCACAGGGGTTCCCGAAAGCGAGTTCATCTTCCTGCACTGTCTGCCGGCTTTCCATAACACGCAGACCGACATGACCCGCGACTGCGGCGCATTGGAAGTGACCGACGAGGTGTTCGAAGCGCCTTACTCCCGTGTTTTTGATGAGGCTGAGAACCGGATGCACACCATGAAGGCCTTGTTTGTTTCGGCCCTGACCCACGGAGGTTGA